A genome region from Dolichospermum compactum NIES-806 includes the following:
- a CDS encoding NAD-dependent succinate-semialdehyde dehydrogenase gives MAIATINPTTGETLKTFEPLKDTEIITKLDLAGKSFAGYRQTSFVERSHWLEQAATILDQEKADLGKLMTLEMGKPLKAAIAEVEKCTLVCRYYAENAPNFLADVPIETDASHSFIKYQPLGVILAVMPWNFPFWQVFRFAAPALMAGNVGLLKHASNVPQCALAIEDIINRSGFPKGVFQTLLIRAAQVANLMADDRVKAATLTGSEPAGISLAVASGKQIKKTVLELGGSDPFIVLESADLETAVSTAVTARMLNNGQSCIAAKRFIIAESIADTFEKLLLEKFQALKIGNPMAADTDLGPLATPDILQELDEQVKNAVKSGGKILTGGHPLTEMLGNFYPPTIIIDIPVDTPIAQEEFFGPVALLFRVPDIEAAIKLANDSPFGLGASAWTTNTEEQNRLIQEIEAGAVFINSMVKSDPRLPFGGIKRSGYGRELSIQGLHEFVNVKTVWVK, from the coding sequence ATGGCTATAGCTACTATTAATCCCACCACTGGGGAAACGCTCAAAACTTTTGAGCCACTGAAAGATACAGAAATTATTACCAAGTTGGATTTAGCAGGAAAGTCTTTTGCGGGATATCGTCAGACGAGTTTTGTAGAGCGATCGCACTGGTTAGAACAAGCAGCAACTATTTTAGACCAAGAAAAGGCAGATTTAGGGAAATTGATGACGTTGGAGATGGGTAAACCATTAAAAGCGGCGATCGCAGAAGTTGAAAAATGCACCTTGGTTTGTCGTTATTACGCCGAAAATGCCCCCAATTTTCTCGCTGATGTCCCCATTGAAACCGATGCCAGTCATAGTTTTATAAAATATCAACCTTTAGGGGTAATTCTCGCCGTCATGCCTTGGAATTTTCCATTTTGGCAGGTTTTTCGGTTTGCTGCACCTGCACTTATGGCGGGCAACGTAGGACTACTCAAACACGCCTCCAACGTGCCACAGTGCGCCCTGGCGATCGAAGATATTATCAACCGTTCCGGGTTTCCCAAAGGTGTATTTCAAACATTGTTAATTCGCGCTGCGCAAGTTGCCAATTTGATGGCTGATGATCGCGTCAAAGCTGCTACTTTAACAGGTAGTGAACCAGCAGGTATATCTCTGGCGGTTGCATCTGGAAAACAAATTAAAAAAACTGTTTTAGAATTGGGGGGCAGTGACCCATTTATTGTTTTAGAAAGTGCCGATTTAGAAACAGCAGTTAGCACCGCAGTAACAGCAAGAATGTTAAATAATGGACAATCTTGTATTGCTGCGAAACGCTTTATTATCGCTGAATCCATTGCTGATACATTTGAAAAACTGCTGTTAGAAAAATTTCAAGCTTTGAAAATTGGTAATCCAATGGCAGCAGATACAGATTTAGGACCATTGGCAACTCCTGATATTCTCCAAGAATTAGACGAACAAGTTAAAAATGCCGTAAAAAGTGGTGGAAAAATCCTCACAGGAGGACATCCTTTAACAGAAATGCTGGGGAACTTTTATCCGCCCACAATTATCATAGATATTCCTGTAGATACACCAATTGCCCAAGAGGAATTTTTTGGTCCGGTGGCATTATTATTCCGAGTTCCTGATATCGAAGCGGCAATTAAATTAGCTAATGATAGTCCCTTTGGTTTGGGTGCGAGTGCATGGACAACAAATACAGAAGAACAAAATCGCCTAATTCAAGAAATTGAAGCCGGTGCAGTATTTATTAACAGCATGGTTAAATCTGATCCCCGTCTACCTTTTGGTGGCATTAAACGTTCTGGTTACGGTAGGGAGTTGAGTATTCAAGGTTTACATGAATTTGTGAATGTGAAAACTGTTTGGGTTAAGTAA